Sequence from the Eriocheir sinensis breed Jianghai 21 chromosome 63, ASM2467909v1, whole genome shotgun sequence genome:
CATGTGCCCATACCACCATGCCTGCCTCAAGTTTGTTCATGCTTTTTGCTCATTCCTTTTAGTGCACCTCGCCAACCCTAACATTTTTTCTTACACGCCACTTTAGTAGaggtagagggaagaaggaagaagttatTGAAGGAGGGGCAGTGAGGTAGATGAAGAGGGAGCAAAATAGAAGCAGCCAGGGCAGTGGGAAGTTAAGGTAGGTGGAACACTTGCATTTCTTAATTTGCACTCTGCACTCAAATGTCTCAGTTTGTGAAGCActgatacacatagaatatttttCACTATTGCAATGTTTAATGTAACTGTgtgcttgtttttctttcctgtttataCTGTCCTTTATTTTAAGGTTTTCAGGTGTTGTCTGAAGTCATTTATTGTTCACCTTGACTCAGAGGAACAAAGCTTGCATTTCTTGACATCTTTgttgtctttgtcttcttcaaTTATCTCTTCCCTAAGTGGGTGATGGTGACAACTGCACGTTTTCATCTTTGCTCATCTGCTTGTGTCACTAAAGCCTTGTTGCTGTCTGAAACTTGTGTGGAAAAAGTGGCCATTGCAAGTCTCCTGCTCTCCATGTTCATTGAATTGCTCTGCAAGATCAccatctccctctccaccactttTGCACAGAAAAATTCCATTAATCCAAATTTCACTGATCTGAAAATACCAATAGTCCTAATTCTTTAAGGCAGGAAATTATAATCTGCAGGTACTCAGTGTTTATCTAACATACAGATTTATGGTTATTTGGACTGCCATCTAATAAAAAGTCTGAATAATGTGCTGACTTGAATGAACCGTGGTGGGTATAATACTTTTTAGATTAATGGACCTTTACTGTTTTCatgtagaaaaaaatagtaatgagtCCTGAAAGGTACTGTTTGTCTCAGATCCTAATGACCTGTGAGAGCAGTGTCTTGGACAGTGCAGTTTTGTCCATAGTTGTTAGAAGTGTCAGTACAGCAGTATATGTTTGCACAGAgtagtcatctttttttttctttttttttttttttttcactttttttcctctttttcctttcctttctgactgAAAAACAAATATTAAAGATGATGCTTTTGATGATGTGTAAATTTTaaagtaaaagatgaaaaaatagttTTAAAGGTATATTATAAGGTTTTAATATTATTTATGTGTCAATTGTGTAATAATCATCCATCAAGAACCAAAGAATACCATTTAGTTTTGTTAGTCTGCCTGACTTTAAAGCCTCATATTCATATATGAACTGCAGTCTCTTCATGCCCATCGTTTACTTTATATAAAATCACTAACACCAAAGTCTTTTCCCTTACTTAATCTTAAAGAATCCCAATAAGGTTATATTTCATCCATCACCTCCAGGTGTGTACAACAATCATAAAATcatgggatggggaagggaatgaggagacaGACTAACTAACAGACAACCAAGCTGTGGTGGCTGTAGCTGTACTAAGTGACTGGACTTTAATCGAAACTTCTCCCCCCAAGACACTCAGCTTGAGGTCTTCcagagagtgagtgaaggagaaggtAGGTCTAGACTGCGGCTCCTTGGCTGGGGGGGCTGGGGCCCACTGGGGccatatatatacagaataaagGGCCAAGAGATCTGAGATTCAGCAAAGGAaaaatacaatttttttattaatacttaacaaaagaaaaagaaaatcattaaAATTAAGGGATTTGCTGGAGTGGTTTTTATACAGACCTAATGAGTGTAGGACTGTAGGTAGTCTCCGTTGTCATGGGTTATggttgtgtgttggggggtgcATGGACAAGGATCATGTATGAAAAGTGGGTAGCAAccagaaaagtttgggaaccactggtctagatAGTACCATTTTatgcctctttttttatttttttatttttttatatttttttagaggCAGCATACAGGAGCAGGAATTATAAGTATAATTTTTAGGTAAAACATCAAACTAGAAGGCACTGTGTCACATTGGCAACCAGGAGATGCTCTACTTATTGCAATCCTGTGATTGTGATTTAAACTGATACATTAACTGTTTTGAGTTTATTGCGTGTTTTCTTATTAGTTTTATATTCAATGACAGGGTTTGGGCAGTGGTGTATGAATGTATAGTGCGGCTCATTTCACTGGGTGACTTTTCCTCCATGATTTTGCTTAAGATTCAGACCTCATCTTTTTATGCAGTTATTAAAAAATTATGTAATGGAGATAAAAAGTATGCTTGTTTAATTTTCATAGATATTTGTACATCATTGCCAAATATCTTTAGTTTTGATATCTTTCTATCCACTTCATTTAATAGAATCAAATTTTCTCAGGTCTCTATGGCCTGCACCTTGAAGAAACCCCTCTTTATACACGAACGAGATGCCCACAAGGAGGTGCTGGAAATTCTGGTGAAGTACAGGGGGCGCCTTCCTGCTGTTGTCATCCACTGCTTCACCGGTGACGCCTCCCAAGCCGCCGCATACCTCAAGGAGGGCTGCTACATAGGACTCACAGGTGGGGCTCCATTAATCCTTTCACTGTGTGGCGAGGGAGGCAACTGTCCCCCCAGGCGCACTCGGTCGGCCCAacggggggtctcttttaacctctgtatctcacaaactattcatcacagctaaaaaccaaaaacactattggaaagaggaggcccataTCTATAGGatttggttatgtatgcctctcctgcaaacatacatgcatgttcagggggtgttgcctgtgaacactTGTCTGTGCATGTGCGACGGTCAGCTATATTGAggcaactgcggacatctcttctTGAGGtgctggcaaggtagtattgccaactgcaaaatttacaactatgtggtcaaagaatcagtcagttgataggtgaagctatgcaaaaatgctgctttattggacaagaacatccaccagttactcgtctgtagattttCCGTACTAGGCTGATATGATATGAtatccaccaaatttagtggaaaacccactgaattggcaatgctgtggggtgagaaatattgttggaacactcttatatgcgggagatttgagtgcgactggagctcacagcaagcgtttagcaccaccagcaaatgcgcCACCActtgctgcgagcgtttagcagttAAAGGGTTAAGACTGCCATGAGAACAGCACAATGTCACACCCTGGGGCTCTTCTTGTTTGGGATTGTCTAAAGTAAATGTGACATCCTTGGTGaattatttacattttcttctttttttcacattcttcaGGTATTTAATGATTTAAGGAAGATTTACATTAACGATTCCCAACCTGAATTTTTTGAGACAACTCCAATTTTGTGCCTCAAGCCATGACTGTGAACTCATTGATCAGATGGTAGTTACacattattttcccttcattGCAATGTTGCTCAAATCTGAAAAAAGAGTCACTTTAATCCTAATAACCATTATAATTGTCATCTTAAGTTtcaaaatagaaagagaaaaacaaacttcCACTtctaatctatccatctatatttcCAAGGCCCTCTCTCCTCAAGGGAAATATCCTCTAAGCTCAGGCAATTACTTGTGTATCTCTGCATATTGACATTCAATAGTTAAAACTGTAGCTCTTGATTTCTCTCTGTCCATTGATTAAAATCATATTATTGCCAGGTTAAGTCTGGGATTAATTCCATAATATTGTCAGGTGAAATATGGGATTCATTTCATGTTATTTTCAGGCTATGTATGGAAAGACAAGTCCGAGGACGGTGTGCGGCGCATCCTGGAGGACGGCATAGTTCCCCTGGACCGCCTCCTGGTGGAGACCGACTCCCCTTTCATGTACCCCAACACTAGAGCCTCCAAGCTTCCTCCCTATGTCAAAGAAGCTCTCACGGAAAGGTAATTTTTCATCTGAAAAGAAGCTTAAATGTAACTCATTTTATTCTGAAGTGATTCTGAGTTAAGTGAAAATATTAATTATAAAAAGCATAAGGCAAGTGTAACCAGTTCTATAATAAGCCACCTGGATGTAGAAAGCATCACTTCTTTTACTACACTACATCAAaacataatttttttccttctgcaTTAGCTTTATAATACTGTTGTAGAACTACTTTTGTACTAATCTATTCTTTATATGGTAAAGATACACCAGGAATAAAAGCTTCCAGTTGACTAAGAACTTTCTAAATTGTGTGTGACTTTTCCTACCGTCAAGActtatttatattcattcaaTCTGTGTTTCAGATCTTTGACGTTTCTTCACCGTTACTGCACCTTTCAACGAAATGAACCGTGCTCTTTGCCGGTAACCATCGAGATGATCGCCGCTTACATGAAGAAGAAGTCCGATCAGGTGGCTCTTCAAACGACATTTAATGCCTTAAAGGTATTTGGGTTAACCACTTGAATTAAGATATTAAAATTTGATAAGTTCTGTACTGAAGCATATTTTATGTACTCCAAGTCTTGGGATGTTGTTCAGTGTTTTTATTGTTGGTTTTTAATCATAATGAAAAGTAGTTGAAATTTTATGCTTTGAAGTCGTTTCATATTAATGATATTTCATCTTGTCATATAGATGCATTTTCCTTAGTTATAATGCAGAATTATATTCAGCTTTGTGGTTTTTGCCCAGAAAAACCATCTTGTGCTGCAGCAAAGCAATGCTTCTGCTGCGACAGTGAATTTACTCATAATTATGTAACCTGGTAGCTTGTGCTGAGTCAGTAATGATGTTTTTATTAGATGCATATTTTTGGTTCAGAAAAACTGTTGTGAAGGTAAGATATATAAATGATATAGTGTTGAGTTTTCAGTACAGTAAGTTACCGTTTTGAgtgaaaagaaatattaaaggAAACCTTATTTATTATATGGTGCTTCCTTGGCTGTAGTAATGAATTGTTGATTGTTGTAATAGACATCCAGCCACAATTTTGTCCTGAGGGCCAGTAATGCAAGATTGTGGTGGCCAGTAATGAAGTGATACCGTGCTCTGTACACTAATTGTGCTTGTGTTGCTTGATGGCAGATCAATTAACCTAAAGATAGTGGCTGTTTCATTGCAAGGGTTGTGGTTCATGTGGCAGGCCAAGGCTCAGACCACACCCGGGAGTGTTCTAGCTCCACTTGTGATGGTGGATATTATTGTTGTCTGAGATGTTTGGAAAGAAGAGGTCCAACTAATTACTATTCATTAATCATAAAAGTCACTTCTGTGGAAACTGCTACCCATCATTTGTTGTTCAAAAAGTTATGTATTGTGCTATCGACATAGACTTAATTTTGGTTGCACTTTGGTCATAAATACTAAATCAAAAATTAATAACTTATTCCATTTGGAAACACATCTCCCAGAACTGTCtctcaagtgtattttttttttcccctttttggtTTTCTCAGGAAAAGCACTAGTGAAATTTTCATAACTAACTTTTCTTcatcacattatatatatatatatatatatatatatatatatatatatatatatatatatatatatatatatatatatatatatatatatatatatatatatatatatatatatatatatatatatatatatatatatatatatatatatatatatatatatatatatatatatatatatatatatatatatatatatatatatatatatatatatatatatatatatatatatatatatatatatatatatatatatatatatatatatatatatatatatatatatatatatatatatatatatatatatatatacatatatttgctTATCTTGTTCAAGAAATGGAAGAGCTAAAAAGTTTAAATGAGTTGTAGTTCTTCTAACCCAGACTGTTAATACAAGAATGCAGTCACTGTTCCTTTACTGAATCTCGGTTAATGAATGGAGAACATAATAAACAGATATGAGTAATTTGCTATCTTGATACTCTAATagaatcataaaaaaaatcatttttgaAGAATTTACATTACCTTTAAACACCATCCCTCAAATTGGACTACAACCTTGAAAATACAACTTGTCAAAAAGGTGATTTCTCAGGGGTTAGCTGTTATATATTGACAACAGGTCAAAAGATTGACTACCTTGAACCTTATTCCATACCCAACTTTAGCAAGGTATGCCAAGAAGGGTTTTGCCCCCTCACTCAAATTCATGTGCAGCTGTATGTTCCTTTGTTGCTGTAatgagtgtgtgcatgtgtatgtgtgtttatgaaAACATAGTAGCACAGGCACACTAAGAATGCAGCCACTCAGAAAACTTGTAAATTGTGGCTTCAAGCTCCATAGTTATGGCAAGTAAAAACTAAAAATTGTTAAGACTGAAAAGTTTACACTATGGGAAGAACATTTTCCACTAGCGAGTATTATACTCCTGGGCATCTCATTAGAATGTGTCCCTCAGATTAGAGATGAGCCTCATCATATCAGTGGTTCTTGATACTTAGTTATCAAGAAACAGCAGTCATGGCAGTCACCTTTCAAGACTGATGTACTGTAAGTAAGATTTAAAACTTGTTAAATCAGAGAGGGAGAGTATTATTTGGGCTGAATGATGTGAGGCCGGTGGTTTGTGATCCGTCCTAGGGGACAGGGAGGCCCTCAACCCAGAGCCAGTTAAAGGCAGTATTTATAATTTAATTCAATGATATCCAGTTAAAAACATGATTTTAATGCTGATaaacttttatgtatatttgtttgatTAAGTGTTCACCCCAAGAACAGATGTCATGATTAAGAAGAAATAGGGATTAAAAtcataagttaataaaaagaagcaaaGTTTCATTCACTTGAAAACATGTAATGGGAAGCTTTAGGAAGCTGTTTTTTCcagacatataaaaaaataatctgaTTATCTCTAGTAATGTTAttcaaaaatatttttaaaaataagcTTCACATATTGATGATACAACAGATGTGATACTAATGGTGCTTCGTGTGTGTTGCCGTGCATTGGGTAAATTAATATCAGTTGTGTTTTCAGTGCCTTTAGGAAATCTTTCTGCAGTATTACAGTTGAGAACTTTGTACTGTAAATGGTGATATGTAAATACTTTGTAATAGATGATCCTGAAATGCTTTTAAAACAGGAAATCTGCAGCAGGTCCGTTTCTCTCTAGCAAAGCTATGATGTTTGTGCGTTTTGAGGGGTTACTCCTTTACGAAACACAACTCTAGTCCTTGTTTACctaagatatttttttatttcacccATCATCAGGAGACACTCGTCTCTGTGTGCCTTCACAATGTTGTGTGGCCTTTCCTGGTGTCTTGTGCTCTCGTCCTCACTCACCCGAGCATCTAGATGTTCCCAAGGTGATCTGCAAACTTGGGCAGGTTTAGAGAGATTGAATGCTAGGAATGCTCTACTCTGATTGGCCTTAAGCATCTCTTTGTAGCCATTCCCATTCTGTGGTGCAGTGAGCTTCATATCTGATTGACaaatgtgtaatttttttttgcttgCAGCTACCTGCAGTTCTGTTCACTATGTGCACT
This genomic interval carries:
- the LOC126986930 gene encoding LOW QUALITY PROTEIN: 3'-5' ssDNA/RNA exonuclease TatD-like (The sequence of the model RefSeq protein was modified relative to this genomic sequence to represent the inferred CDS: deleted 2 bases in 1 codon; substituted 1 base at 1 genomic stop codon) — translated: MAKSITKEGDNLDGLEGELLALHTSENSENYIIVDIGANLTNKKFTRDLDSVVGRARDAGVHKIMVTGTTVQSSKEALRLTRLFPETLYSTAGVCTTIIKSWDGEGNEETDXLTDNQAVVAVAVLSLDFNRNFSPQDTQLEVFQRVSMACTLKKPLFIHERDAHKEVLEILVKYRGRLPAVVIHCFTGDASQAAAYLKEGCYIGLTGYVWKDKSEDGVRRILEDGIVPLDRLLVETDSPFMYPNTRASKLPPYVKEALTERSLTFLHRYCTFQRNEPCSLPVTIEMIAAYMKKKSDQVALQTTFNALKVFGLTT